In a genomic window of Spartinivicinus poritis:
- a CDS encoding MFS transporter, which produces MNTYRTPKVFLILLSIAMPLCFATWQVLLNNFSIQEAGFTGKEIGILQSLREIPGFLAFTAVFILLAIKEQQFAIISLAILSIGVAISGLFPTVYGLYATTVLMSIGFHYLETIKQSLALQWLDKTAAPVFMGKLLAVSSLSALTAYSLVWLLNLFNVSFTSTYLLGGSLGLIIVAILLFAFPLFPEKVAQNKKLILRKRYWLYYLLTFLSGARRQIFVVFAAFMMVEKFGYSVADISVLFIINHAANLYLAPRFGKLIQKIGEKKALTIEYVGLIVVFTGYGLVESSEVAAMLYVVDHLFFAMAIAIKTYFQKIADPADIASNAGVSFTINHIAAVVIPALFGIIWLVNPPLVFYIGALIACLSLIVTQLIPNNPEQGNETILSTNKRAGQPVTR; this is translated from the coding sequence TAAATAATTTCAGTATTCAAGAAGCAGGGTTTACTGGAAAAGAAATTGGTATCTTACAAAGCTTAAGAGAAATTCCAGGATTTCTTGCTTTTACTGCAGTATTTATCTTACTAGCCATAAAAGAGCAACAATTTGCTATTATTTCTCTTGCCATACTGAGTATTGGTGTAGCCATTTCAGGGTTATTTCCAACAGTATACGGCCTATATGCCACTACAGTACTAATGAGTATTGGCTTTCATTACCTTGAAACAATAAAGCAGTCTCTTGCGCTGCAATGGCTGGATAAAACTGCTGCACCTGTATTTATGGGAAAACTATTAGCTGTTAGCTCATTAAGTGCCTTAACAGCTTATAGCTTAGTTTGGTTATTAAACTTATTCAATGTCAGTTTCACCAGTACCTATTTGTTAGGCGGTAGTCTTGGGTTAATCATAGTTGCCATTTTACTATTTGCCTTTCCTTTATTTCCTGAAAAAGTGGCTCAGAATAAAAAGCTAATTTTAAGAAAACGTTACTGGCTATATTATCTGCTTACTTTTTTAAGTGGTGCAAGAAGACAAATTTTTGTTGTATTTGCTGCTTTCATGATGGTAGAAAAGTTTGGTTACTCTGTAGCAGATATTAGTGTCTTATTTATAATTAATCATGCAGCCAACTTGTATCTAGCACCTCGTTTTGGCAAGCTAATTCAAAAGATCGGAGAGAAAAAGGCCTTAACTATTGAATATGTTGGCTTAATAGTAGTGTTTACAGGGTACGGATTAGTTGAATCATCTGAAGTGGCAGCGATGCTTTATGTTGTTGATCATCTGTTCTTTGCCATGGCCATTGCGATAAAAACTTATTTTCAGAAAATTGCAGACCCGGCCGATATTGCCTCTAATGCTGGAGTAAGCTTCACTATTAACCATATAGCCGCTGTAGTTATTCCCGCTCTTTTTGGAATAATTTGGTTGGTCAACCCTCCTTTAGTATTTTATATTGGAGCACTAATTGCCTGTTTATCTTTAATAGTAACACAGCTAATACCTAATAACCCAGAACAAGGTAATGAAACAATACTTTCTACTAATAAGAGAGCTGGTCAGCCAGTTACTCGTTAG